The following is a genomic window from Triplophysa rosa linkage group LG11, Trosa_1v2, whole genome shotgun sequence.
CACATTCCTGCAccacagaataaataaaataatcaacaATTATCAACTTATTGAAAATATAAGAAATCACACGACTCTGTATAATGCCCAAATTTTTACCCCAAAAGGGTCCTACCCATCTCCGGGGCCCACGCCATCTCTTCATGAACTGTCTCCACCAATGCGTTGACCATGCCTGGCTCTTTAAGCACAGTGTACACTCTCTTCATGTCTCCACACATGAAGATATTATGGATGGCTGGATCTCTGCACTGTATTTGAGGTGGAGGAGCACGGATGGTCTGGATCCTCTCATTTCCATGCCGGAGTCTTGGGGCAGCAGGCAGCGGACGCCTGGTCATGGCTCTCCTGTGTGCCAGTGCCCGTCTGGCATCCTCCCAGTCCTGAAGCTCTTGTTCCAGCCTTAAGGAGCGCAGAGAGGCAGAGGTGAAGGCAAAGGTGTCCCGGGACATCCCAACAGGAGTGTGGTAGTGTCTCAGAGTGGTGTAAATGagaactataaaataaaataaaacagaagcTGTAGTAAGATATAGCGTGTTTTAATTCAGAGTCTTTTGCTGTTGGCATTCGAAAACAACAGAAGATAGTGACAGTCAGTCTTGGAAATACAGCTAAGTAAAGCACTTACGTGGCATGTCAAacactacagtatattataaagCAAGGCTCTTCTTACCTTTAAATTCCTCTGTTGTTGTTCAGGCTGTACTTCaataatataatcatttatcccaaAATAAACTGGATATCTGAGATAGACAGTGCTCACAATTTTTCATAATTTCTGTTCATAAAAACGACCGCATGTCCTTTCATGAGCGAAGCGTGACCTGACACACGGTTGCTTCTGGGTATTAATAGACCAGAATGTGAGAAGATATTTCCAGCAGCAGCACGACatcaccgctagatggcgcgTCAAGAAATTCCTTTTATGTgtaaaattccataaaaaaacaaaacattcgaTTTTTAAACCACATATTTGTGTTATTGAATGATTAATCATAAAGggataaatatttacataaaagtttgtatacatatatttattctTTGTTATTAAAATAGTCTAAACTATAGGAGAATAAGACACCAAAATggcaaaaatgacacaaaagtaaGGGAATTAAGTATGaccaaaatgttaaattatagCCTTTAAAATGAAGCTACTCACCCATTTAGATGGccacatttataaaataaattccACTGAATTCAATACTATGTTATGAGTTCTTTTCAccagggttttgtttacaaaacatatTTCAAACATTAGACAAAAAAGACGTTACCGTTTTTACTTGAGCGGAATGCAGCGGGTGcagtttttttactttctcAAGTCATAAAAACTTTTTGAAAAAGCCCAATTCCACAATTCtcactttcacttttatttCACTGTCGACGCGACGCGAGACAGACACTGAAATATCTCTTTAGGAAATGAAAAACGGCTTCATCTGAAAAGCGACACAACAGCGAAGTGTTGATAGCACGCAGGGGTGAGGTGAGGTGAAGATGTGCATTGCGCATTTTATCTTGAAACAACAGTATAACTGTGCTTCTCACGAACTCTGTTGTTAGTTACACTTCCTGTATGCTCCGATATAAACAAACGCTTCACTGAACTCCGACTTTAAGCTTTTGATACCAAAAACAAGTAAAAGTAACTAGTATTgcttgaaaatatatatatatccgcGCATATAGTTTGCTGTCCGCATTAATAGTTACATCAATATTAACCACGTGTTCGTGTTACATTATAGGTATAGGTGCAGGATGGCAGAGGAAGGCCGTGCATTGTACGTTCACGGTTTGCCGACAGACGCGGATCACGAACGGCTCCGGGACAAACTCCTGATTCACTTCCTACGCGCGAGGAACGGAGGAGGAGATGTCACGTCGGTTACTGTCATCAGTGGACCACCCACGTGCGCCCTCATCACCTTTGAGGAGAGCAGAGGTTAGAGTTTGTTTGGGACGGCTGTCGAAAAGGAGAGAGGCATAAGTGCAGGAAGCACTGTGTGAGAAACatctaaatgtataaatataatataatgtaggCTACGTTTATGCATTAGCAATCCACTATGACTTGCTTTTTTTTAGATAGACAAGTttgctttaaaatgaaatgtattttatctGTGATTctttttagaggatctattgacagaaatgcaacagaatatacataactatgtcttcagaggtgtataaagaccttacataatgaagtgttatgttttaattaccttagaatgagcaatttctatctacatacaccgcgggtctccttacattaatgttgtttctacagtagccctaaatggacaaactgctctgtagagcacatttcgtaaatacatgatctccttcggcaaagaagcaaatgcgtgacgacatcttagctctgtgtcagccaccgtagtgcttcgaaagggaggggtggagtgagccattggttgcaatttgcaacctcaccgctacatgccgctaaaattcatacactggacctttaaatatgtggtcacatgattaaaaaaatcttatctCACTCTTTATATTTCTGGTGCTGGAaaagtgtatttaaaaataattgtcaAAGTACTTTGAAATAGGAATAGGAAACAGTCCAAATGCACAGATACAGTCCAAGGCTGCCAGAGTTTGCATATAGCTAATGAGGTCTGACCCTTGCAGGCCGATTGATCTGGCAAGGCTAGGTTGTGTTGTCAGACTCAGTTATTGATAAAGTGTTTGTCGGTGGAGGAATTTCAATGTAAATAGCAAGTGAGTTTTTAGTGTGCTTGGGTGTGCGTCTCGCAGCATCGTACGACAAATGAGTATTGCGTTATTTCTAAGACAAACATTGAAAGTCTGATGCTTTTATAAAGAGGTCACTATCATAAATTAACATTTGTGTGCATCTGATTATGCAAACATCTTGTTTGTAAAACTGCTGATGCAGTTTTTGCTTCTCAAAGGAGATTGATCATCTCTCTTTGGTTTCATTTAGTGGTCCAGAGTGCACTTCGTCATCGTCCTCACATTATAGAGCTAGATGGCAGAAAGTATGAACTCTCTTTGAGCTTCGCAATTCACACGCCCTTGAGCCTGAATAAGGTTGGCTAACAATATAAACATTATATTTTACTTTTCCTTACATTTtccatatttacattttgtgtcATTGTCTTTATTTAGGTGGTCCTCGATATGACTGTGAGCATAGATTGCAGTCAGCTTCAACAGCGTGCAGAGACACTAAACACACTGTGCTGCAAATTTCCAGGCCTACATATGAAACCTGGCCTAATACAGCAGACGTGCACCTTGCAAGGCACATATTCTGAGGTTCAGGATGCCTTGTCTTATATGCAGAAGTACTTTAGTCTCACTCAAAACCTTTCAAAGACCAAATATCCTGATCCTAGTGAAAATAGCTGCCATGCTCCAGAGAAAAGGGAAGACCTTGGGAGTCAAGAGCAACAGAGTTGGACCAGTTCTGCACACCAGTCATCAGAATTTTACATGAGAGAACATGGCTTTGAATCTACTCTGGGTTTAGGAAAAGAGGGGTATGGACTGAAAAAGAGCACCAAACCTGAAAAAGCCAAAGTGGAGGAGGGGGCAGAGTGCAGAATAGATGAAACCAATTGGCAAGATCTTTCACTCATCATGGAAGCTGATGTGTTTGCATATTTGCAGAACAACAAAGAGTACAGGCATTTATTGCAAAATCATGGCGTGCAAGTGGTTCACGTGACATCTGACGGGGTCACAACCCTGTACCTGCAATCAGAGGTACCACCAGGGTCACAGGATACAAAGAAAATGCGGCAAGCTCACAAGGAGCTGAGGCAGCTTTACCAACAGCAAGAGAATTGCCTGAGGAAGGACCAGCTTCAGAGACGCATCCTCTGCTTGCCAAATGGTCTGACTGCAGCGTTAAAAAACGTGCAGTCAGTACTCCCTAATGTTCTCCTTAGTTATGACCAAGACAACTTTTATATAGTGGGGGAGAAAAGTGAGGTATCTCAGGCCAAACAAATTCTACTGATTGGGACGGGGAAGGGAATGATGGGGAGCATGACAGACTTACCAGCATCCTCTTCCAGTTCTGCATCACCATCACCGGAACCCTTTGAAAACGAACAACAAATGAAGAAGAAAAACGAAGTGCAAACTCCAATGACCCCTAAACTGATCGGCTCAAACACAGAACGAAAAGGAGAGGGCGGAAAAGAATACAAACTAGCGGCTCGGTTTAAGAGCTCTGGGTTTGGAGGTAGAGGCCTTTGTGCTAAGGAGGAGATGGGTGGAGATCTGAAGAGTATCACAAACAAAGTGGAAATGCTAACGTTAACCCCGAACTCTCAGTCAACTCCACCCATTAGGCCTTCCCTTAGTACTGCAGGCATTATCAGTCATGAAGTGACCGGTGAGGGAACTCAAACGTTCAGGATGACAGGGCTAAACTGTACAGGGGAGGATGTCCTGTTTAAAAACCAAGACACACTATCTTTGAATACATTAGGGAGCAACACATCCACTGGCAAATCAACTTCTTACCCTGCATACACTTCTGCATTGGCAACAGGAATCAATGCCACGTTGAACCCAAGTGTGAATGCTCTTTTGGATAGTAATACAGAATTGAAGTCCGCTGCCCCCTTCGCAACATCAGTGTCCACTTCCAAATCTCCTTTAAGGAGGACCAGTAGTTTTTCTGGTCAGCTTTGCCTAAAAGAGCAAGTGCAAAAGAACCAGATCGCTACTGGGTCATTGactaacacacatgcacatcaaAGAGCAAGATCCAATAGCCTTAGTGGTGGTAAAGACAGTATAGGTTTACCGGTTTCTACAGTGGAAGCAGAAGTCACAGTGTCTTCAGTAATGTGGAACTACATTAAAGAAGCTTACCTCAATCAAGTGGACAGCATAAAATCTGACTTGCAGATGTCCGAGAAACAAGTAGGCAAAACAGAGGTGAGTGTGGTACTGAAGGGCACAGAGTCCTCTAAGGTTGAGGAAAGTCATCGTCAGTTTCAGAATTTAGTGGCTATGGTAGCCAGTGACTTCACTGTTCGGGAGTTGCGTTTGGCTGAGCTTGGCCTGGTTGAAAAAGATGAAGTGTTTGAGGCCTGCTGCACAGATGTGCAGTCGCGTTTTCGTAAAGTCATCTTGCACACATTGATGGACAGAGTTTTCATGCTTGGGCCAAAATTGCTCTGCTCTCAAGTCAGTGATATATTTAGGGAGGTATTTCCTGTGAAGGATTCTAATTCGTTTGAGAAAACTGTGCTCCTGCAGGAGGGTGTAGCTCAGGGAACAGCCAAGGCATCTTTAAGCACTCTAGACCAAATGAGCAATCGGGTACCAAAAGTGGACCACTTTAAGTCCGATCAAAATGAAATGGTTCCATCTAACAGTGGTCAAACCAAATGCAAGAGTCAGTCAACGAAACAGAAATTGGCTACATTCGAAAGGTCAGAAAAACTTAAGTCAAAGGATGAATTAAGCAAGTCAAGCTTACCCAGTCAATCAAATGATGTCAGAAAAGACCAAACAGGACTAAGAAGTGATGAGCAAAGTTCTTTTCCTCCCAGAGcacacaaaaaagaagatatctcATTGTCGTTGAAACAGACCAACCTGCTTTCCCATAAACCTTTAGGCCATTGTGTATGTGGAGCAAGTGGACCCGATGTGAAACTGACCAGCTGTGGTGTCATCCTATG
Proteins encoded in this region:
- the si:busm1-163l24.3 gene encoding uncharacterized protein si:busm1-163l24.3 — translated: MAEEGRALYVHGLPTDADHERLRDKLLIHFLRARNGGGDVTSVTVISGPPTCALITFEESRVVQSALRHRPHIIELDGRKYELSLSFAIHTPLSLNKVVLDMTVSIDCSQLQQRAETLNTLCCKFPGLHMKPGLIQQTCTLQGTYSEVQDALSYMQKYFSLTQNLSKTKYPDPSENSCHAPEKREDLGSQEQQSWTSSAHQSSEFYMREHGFESTLGLGKEGYGLKKSTKPEKAKVEEGAECRIDETNWQDLSLIMEADVFAYLQNNKEYRHLLQNHGVQVVHVTSDGVTTLYLQSEVPPGSQDTKKMRQAHKELRQLYQQQENCLRKDQLQRRILCLPNGLTAALKNVQSVLPNVLLSYDQDNFYIVGEKSEVSQAKQILLIGTGKGMMGSMTDLPASSSSSASPSPEPFENEQQMKKKNEVQTPMTPKLIGSNTERKGEGGKEYKLAARFKSSGFGGRGLCAKEEMGGDLKSITNKVEMLTLTPNSQSTPPIRPSLSTAGIISHEVTGEGTQTFRMTGLNCTGEDVLFKNQDTLSLNTLGSNTSTGKSTSYPAYTSALATGINATLNPSVNALLDSNTELKSAAPFATSVSTSKSPLRRTSSFSGQLCLKEQVQKNQIATGSLTNTHAHQRARSNSLSGGKDSIGLPVSTVEAEVTVSSVMWNYIKEAYLNQVDSIKSDLQMSEKQVGKTEVSVVLKGTESSKVEESHRQFQNLVAMVASDFTVRELRLAELGLVEKDEVFEACCTDVQSRFRKVILHTLMDRVFMLGPKLLCSQVSDIFREVFPVKDSNSFEKTVLLQEGVAQGTAKASLSTLDQMSNRVPKVDHFKSDQNEMVPSNSGQTKCKSQSTKQKLATFERSEKLKSKDELSKSSLPSQSNDVRKDQTGLRSDEQSSFPPRAHKKEDISLSLKQTNLLSHKPLGHCVCGASGPDVKLTSCGVILCSVCLPKHSQCRVCGLEELHSKKKVLENPVHGSKAVRQNQMQEHQEEQHSGKEARKDQNGIRGTVRFSEISLSIPGFDRYTTAKITYCIPDGIQGDTDPCPGSSFQGGLFEAYLPLSSKGWALLCCLKKAFHQGLTFAVSPGKIDGEGGKVTWGKIPHKTKMDGGKSLNGYPDSSYLNHLTEILVAHGIE